A part of Phoenix dactylifera cultivar Barhee BC4 chromosome 2, palm_55x_up_171113_PBpolish2nd_filt_p, whole genome shotgun sequence genomic DNA contains:
- the LOC103706132 gene encoding LOW QUALITY PROTEIN: primary amine oxidase-like (The sequence of the model RefSeq protein was modified relative to this genomic sequence to represent the inferred CDS: inserted 3 bases in 3 codons; deleted 3 bases in 3 codons) produces the protein MESTSLLRFLFLILGALLLLLFSRSWLHLANAPSDKADFLDCTRYSPWCNSKNRIQSKSQPHLTESSSHSATTTTTTQDRESDVPRHPLDPLTVQEINAARSILHSYPPFSSSPSSLTIHSLSLDEPPKPAVLNWRPGDTLXPRRAAVTARFRGDSYVLSVDLSSRNVIRHPAPASGFPTMTVDDMTSSVWAPLADPAFNRSVLARGVRLSDLACLPISLGWFGGKEEGRRLIKVQCYSAEGTANFYMRPIEGLTVLLDMDRKAVVDISDVGRDIPIPKSADTDYRYDVVAAQSGAPKIQPLKPISIEQPAGPSFVVEGGHVVKWAGWEFHLKADARAGLVVSAVSAMDPETGKKRTVMYKGFASELFVPYMDPTDAWYFKTYMDAGEYGFGLQAMPLVPLNDCPRNAYYMDGVFPAADGRPYVRPNMVCLFERYAGDIGWRHSESPITGMQIREVRPKVTLVARMAASVANYDYIVDWEFQTDGLIRVKVGLSGILMVKGTPYSHLNQVSAPEDMHGTLLSENVIGVIHDHYITFHLDMDVDGVENSFVKVDIARQDTDPGESPRTSYLKXTRHVAKTEKDAQIRLKLYAPKEYHIINPSKTTKVGNPVGYKVVPGGTAASLLDPNDPPQLRGAFTNNQIWVTPYNKSEEWAGGLFVYQSKGDDTLAVWSERDRPIENKDIVVWYTMGFHHVPCQEDFPIMPTVFSSFDLKPVNFFEXNPILRVPPNMEKDLPVCTAAAAA, from the exons ATGGagtccacctctctcctccgcttcctcttcctcatcctcggcgccctcctcctcctcctcttctcgcgCTCCTGGCtccacctcgccaacgcccccTCCGACAAGGCTGACTTCCTTGACTGCACACGCTATTCGCCTTGGTGCAACTCCAAGAACCGCATCCAATCCAAATCCCAACCTCACTTGACGGAGTCCTCCTCCCACtccgccaccaccaccaccaccacccaagACCGCGAGTCCGACGTCCCCCGCCACCCCCTCGACCCCCTCACCGTTCAGGAGATCAACGCCGCCCGCTCAATCCTCCACTCCTACCCTCCTTTCTCctcctcgccctcctccctcACCATccactccctctccctcgacgaGCCCCCTAAGCCCGCCGTCCTCAACTGGCGCCCCGGTGACACCC CCCCGCGCCGCGCCGCCGTCACCGCCCGCTTCCGCGGCGACTCTTATGTCCTCTCCGTCGACCTCTCCTCCCGCAACGTCATCCGGCACCCCGCCCCCGCATCCGGCTTTCCCACCATGACCGTCGACGACATGACCTCCTCCGTCTGGGCCCCCCTAGCAGACCCTGCCTTCAACCGCTCCGTCCTCGCCCGAGGCGTCCGCCTCTCCGACCTCGCCTGCCTCCCCATTTCCCTCGGATGGTTCGGCGGCAAGGAGGAGGGCCGTCGCCTAATAAAGGTCCAGTGCTACTCCGCCGAGGGCACCGCCAACTTCTACATGCGCCCCATCGAGGGCCTCACCGTCCTCCTCGACATGGAC CGAAAAGCAGTCGTTGACATCTCCGACGTTGGCCGTGACATCCCCATCCCCAAGTCAGCCGACACCGATTACCGCTACGACGTCGTCGCGGCCCAGAGCGGGGCCCCCAAAATCCAGCCGCTGAAACCGATATCGATAGAGCAGCCGGCCGGTCCCAGCTTCGTGGTGGAGGGGGGACACGTGGTGAAGTGGGCGGGGTGGGAGTTCCATTTGAAGGCGGACGCGAGGGCCGGGCTGGTGGTATCGGCGGTCTCGGCGATGGACCCGGAGACCGGGAAGAAGAGGACGGTCATGTACAAGGGCTTCGCGTCGGAGCTGTTCGTTCCATACATGGACCCCACCGACGCCTGGTACTTCAAGACGTATATGGACGCCGGGGAGTACGGGTTCGGCCTCCAGGCGATGCCGCTGGTGCCGCTTAACGACTGTCCCCGGAACGCCTACTACATGGACGGAGTGTTCCCGGCGGCGGACGGAAGGCCGTACGTCCGGCCGAACATGGTGTGCCTCTTCGAAAGGTACGCCGGGGATATCGGGTGGCGGCACTCGGAGAGTCCCATCACCGGCATGCAG ATACGGGAGGTAAGGCCGAAGGTGACGTTGGTGGCGAGGATGGCAGCCTCGGTGGCGAACTACGACTACATAGTGGACTGGGAGTTCCAGACGGATGGGCTCATCCGTGTCAAG GTTGGGCTCAGCGGGATTCTAATGGTGAAAGGAACGCCCTACTCGCACTTGAACCAAGTTTCAGCACCGGAGGACATGCATGGCACCCTCTTGTCGGAGAACGTGATCGGCGTCATCCACGACCACTACATCACCTTCCACCTCGACATGGACGTCGACGGCGTCGAAAACTCCTTTGTTAAGGTTGATATAGCGAGGCAGGACACCGACCCCGGAGAGTCCCCTCGGACGAGCTACCTCA CCACACGGCACGTCGCCAAGACGGAGAAGGACGCACAGATCAGGCTTAAGCTCTATGCGCCGAAGGAGTACCACATCATCAACCCATCCAAGACCACCAAAGTCGGAAACCCGGTTGGGTACAAGGTGGTTCCCGGC GGCACCGCCGCCAGCTTGTTGGATCCTAACGATCCCCCACAGCTCAGAGGTGCTTTTACAAACAATCAG ATTTGGGTGACGCCATACAACAAGAGCGAGGAATGGGCGGGAGGGCTATTTGTGTACCAGAGCAAAGGGGACGACACGCTCGCTGTCTGGTCCGAGAG GGACCGGCCGATAGAGAACAAGGACATTGTGGTGTGGTACACGATGGGATTTCACCACGTACCATGCCAAGAGGACTTCCCAATCATGCCCACG GTCTTCTCGAGCTTCGATCTCAAGCCTGTCAACTTCTTCG AGAATCCCATCCTTCGGGTGCCGCCCAACATGGAGAAGGACCTCCCGGTTTGCACCGCGGCTGCGGCGGCCTGA